The following are encoded together in the Choloepus didactylus isolate mChoDid1 chromosome 7, mChoDid1.pri, whole genome shotgun sequence genome:
- the LOC119539693 gene encoding low molecular weight phosphotyrosine protein phosphatase, producing MAAQPPKSVLFVCLGNICRSPIAEAVFRKLVTDQNISDNWRIDSAATSTYEIGNPPDYRGQKCMKKHDIPMNHVARQVTKEDFATFDYILCMDESNLRDLNRKGSAVKNRKAKIELLGSYDPQKQLIIEDPYYGNDSDFETVYQQCVRCCKAFLEKSQ from the coding sequence ATGGCAGCCCAGCCGCCCAAGTCGGTGCTGTTTGTATGCTTGGGTAACATTTGTCGATCACCCattgcagaagcagttttcagaaaacttgtaactgatcaaaatatttcagataattggagGATAGACAGTGCTGCAACATCCACTTATGAGATAGGAAACCCTCCTGATTATCGAGGGCAAAAATGCATGAAGAAGCATGATATTCCTATGAATCACGTGGCCCGGCAGGTTACCAAAGAAgactttgccacatttgattaTATACTGTGTATGGATGAAAGCAATCTGAGAGATCTGAATAGAAAAGGTAGTGCAGTTAAAAACCGCAAAGCGAAAATTGAACTACTTGGGAGCTATgatccacaaaaacaacttattattGAGGATCCCTATTATGGGAATGACTCCGACTTTGAGACTGTTTATCAGCAGTGTGTTAGgtgctgcaaagcatttttggagaagtcacagtaa